A single region of the Thermodesulfatator indicus DSM 15286 genome encodes:
- the pal gene encoding peptidoglycan-associated lipoprotein Pal has translation MKKLNLLLILMVGLFVVSCAKKEIPTGVEEAPPPAVKKESAPQTKPAEEAKVPSQETPKLSEPPIFEEVGLEPQNPEWIDAHREELLLYGRSTRPFKAIFFDFDSYYIRDDMKDRLQENARFLLENPEIKVELQGNCDERGSSEYNLALGEKRALAVKRYLINLGVSPERLITVSFGEERPLDPRHNEEAWALNRRVDFVVIKK, from the coding sequence ATGAAAAAACTTAATTTGTTGTTAATTTTGATGGTAGGATTGTTTGTTGTCTCTTGTGCCAAAAAAGAAATACCAACTGGAGTAGAAGAAGCACCTCCACCTGCAGTAAAAAAAGAATCTGCTCCGCAGACAAAGCCGGCCGAAGAAGCCAAAGTTCCCTCTCAAGAAACTCCTAAGCTTTCAGAACCCCCTATATTTGAAGAAGTAGGCCTTGAACCCCAAAATCCGGAATGGATAGACGCCCACCGTGAAGAACTTTTACTTTATGGCCGCAGCACCAGACCTTTTAAGGCCATCTTTTTTGACTTTGATTCCTATTATATTCGTGATGACATGAAAGATCGTTTGCAAGAGAACGCCCGGTTTCTCTTAGAAAATCCAGAAATAAAAGTAGAACTTCAGGGCAACTGTGACGAACGCGGCTCAAGCGAATATAACTTGGCTCTTGGAGAAAAAAGGGCCCTTGCCGTGAAACGCTATCTTATAAACCTGGGTGTTTCTCCAGAAAGGCTTATCACCGTAAGTTTTGGCGAAGAGCGGCCTCTTGATCCCAGGCATAACGAAGAGGCATGGGCGCTTAACCGCCGAGTTGACTTTGTGGTAATCAAAAAATAA
- a CDS encoding OmpH family outer membrane protein, whose translation MKRLAILIVFGILLLSTNSWATEAKIGVVDIQTVVRNSQAGQEALKKLQAKFETLKAKLQKKESELRKFKTELEKKAPLLSPEARKEKEREYQKMLREYQAAREDAQFEMKQEEEKALKPIMQDLDKIIKDMAKKEGYDLILEKRMPGLYWASEKIDITKHLIELYNKYWTTKKK comes from the coding sequence ATGAAAAGGCTGGCAATTTTAATAGTTTTTGGGATTTTACTTTTGAGTACAAATAGCTGGGCCACTGAAGCCAAAATTGGCGTGGTTGATATCCAGACAGTAGTCAGAAACTCTCAGGCCGGGCAAGAGGCTCTTAAAAAACTTCAGGCCAAGTTTGAAACTTTAAAAGCCAAACTCCAAAAAAAAGAAAGCGAATTACGTAAATTTAAAACAGAACTTGAAAAGAAAGCGCCTCTCCTCTCCCCAGAGGCACGCAAAGAAAAAGAACGGGAATACCAAAAAATGCTAAGAGAATATCAGGCCGCCAGAGAAGATGCCCAGTTTGAAATGAAGCAAGAAGAAGAAAAGGCCTTAAAACCCATAATGCAGGATTTAGATAAAATAATAAAAGACATGGCTAAAAAAGAAGGTTACGACCTTATCCTTGAAAAAAGGATGCCCGGGCTTTATTGGGCTTCAGAAAAAATAGACATTACCAAACATTTGATTGAACTTTACAACAAGTACTGGACCACCAAGAAAAAGTAA